The genomic segment TATCTCTGGCAGCAGGGATGACGAGCCcgtttacagaagaggaaactgaggcccaggcagggGAAGCAGATCGCCAAAAATCGCTAAGCTAGTCAGTGAAAGGGGTGGGAATCCAGAACCTGCACTCTTAAACCACCGCCAGGTGCCTCTCATGCCGTCCCTTCGCCCCTCTTCTCCCTAGTTCGGCCCCATGGCGTCCCAGGGTCGTCGGCGGAGGCCGCCGCGGAGGCCCGAGACGGTGGTGCCGGGGGAGGCGGCCGAGACGGATTCGGAGCTCTCAGCGTCCTCGtcggaggaggaggagctgtACCTGGGCCCCTCGGGCCCGACGCGCGGCCGCCCTACGGGGCTGCGGGTGGCCGGGGAGGCCGCGGAGACCGACTCGGACTCGGAGCCGAAGGCCGCGCCGGGGGACCTGCCTCCGCTCGTGGTGCAGCGGGAAAGGGCCGGGGAGACCTGGGGGACCGAGGAGACGCCGGCGCCAGCCCCCGCGCGCACGCTGCTGCAGCTCCGGCTGGCCGAGAGCCAGGCGCGGCTGGACCACGACGTGGCGGCCGCGGTGAGCGGCGTGTACCGCCGCGCCGGCCGCGATGTGGCCGCCCTGGCCAGTAGACTTGCGGCCGCCCAGGCGGCAGGGTTGGCGGCCGCCCACAGCGTGCGCCTGGCGCGGGGAGACCTCTGCGCGCTGGCCGAGCGCCTGGACATCGTGGCCGGCTGCCGCCTGCTGCCCGACATCCGCGGCGTGCCGGGGACTGAGCCTGAGCAAGATCAGGGACCGCGAGCTTAGCCGTAACCCCGCCTGACTCTGCGCCCTGGGGATGGTCCTTGAGGCCTCGGGACCTGGCTCTGTATCCTGTGTAGTTCCCTTCCCATCTTGCTGTTTTGCCCCCAGGATAACGCTCTGTGTGTGTAGAGGGGGCGGGTAATATTGTACAGCCCCGCCCCACCTCTAGCCTAGGTTCCTCCCCACCCCGTCCTGTCCCCGTCGCTGCTCCCTGGTTCCGAGCCCGTCGCTGAGGCTTGGCTCCAGCCCTTGGGTAACCAGTCGCTCCTTGATCTTTCTCCGTCCCGGAGTCTCACCTTGCTTCACCTTTTCTTGTGCTCTGCCTTTCACGAGTTTGGTTTCTGCTCACAGGGCGTGGTCTTGCTTCTTCGCTTAGGAGCCCCAGAATCTGGTGCAGGTTCCATGGCATCTTCCTTCACTCCCTTGTCTCTGCCTCTGGTCCTAGAACCACTTCTGGAATTTTGTCCCCACAGGCTGGGTCCTTTTTCTGCTCCTCAGGCTGGGCCCTGGTTCCACGTCCTAGTTCGTCCTCTGCCGTCTCCTCGCTTCCAGTCCTTGGGCTTGGTTCCACCCTCTGCGCCCCATCTTGTTTCCTGAATCCAGCTGTACCCTTAGGATTAGCtgctgttgctttttcttttttattttttc from the Prionailurus viverrinus isolate Anna chromosome E2, UM_Priviv_1.0, whole genome shotgun sequence genome contains:
- the BLOC1S3 gene encoding biogenesis of lysosome-related organelles complex 1 subunit 3, producing MASQGRRRRPPRRPETVVPGEAAETDSELSASSSEEEELYLGPSGPTRGRPTGLRVAGEAAETDSDSEPKAAPGDLPPLVVQRERAGETWGTEETPAPAPARTLLQLRLAESQARLDHDVAAAVSGVYRRAGRDVAALASRLAAAQAAGLAAAHSVRLARGDLCALAERLDIVAGCRLLPDIRGVPGTEPEQDQGPRA